Proteins from a single region of Gossypium arboreum isolate Shixiya-1 chromosome 1, ASM2569848v2, whole genome shotgun sequence:
- the LOC108481192 gene encoding uncharacterized protein LOC108481192 — translation MLTEAPILTLPESGKDFIVYKDASLNGLRCVLMQNGKELNLRQRRWIELLKDYGCVIDYHPGKANVVADALSREDAIELRAMFAQLSIIDEGGLLAELRVKPVMFDRIRSTQLKDDKLMKKKEMVKNDTAGKLSIDENDCLRF, via the exons atgttgacagaggcaccaATATTGACTTTGCCAGAGTCGGGAAAAGATTTCATTGTGTACAAGGATGCTTCTTTAAATGGTCTTCGGTGTGTACTGATGCAAAacggaaag GAACTGAACCTAAGGCAAAGACGATGGATAGAGCTTTTGAAAGATTATGGTTGTGTCAtagattatcacccaggtaaagctaatgttgtagctgatgcactGAGTAGAGAAGATGCAATAGAATTGAGAGCGATGTTTGCACAGCTCAGTATTATTGATGAGGGAGGACTCTTGGCCGAATTAAGAGTGAAACCAGTAATGTTTGATCGGATTAGATCAACACAGTTGAAAGATGACAAATTAATGAAGAAAAAGGAGATGGTAAAAAACGATACAGCAGGGAAGTTGAGTATTGACGaaaatgattgtttgagattttag